The following are encoded in a window of Clarias gariepinus isolate MV-2021 ecotype Netherlands chromosome 8, CGAR_prim_01v2, whole genome shotgun sequence genomic DNA:
- the actr2b gene encoding actin-related protein 2-B has protein sequence MDSQGRKVVVCDNGTGFVKCGYAGSNFPEHIFPALVGRPIIRSTAKVGNIEIKDLMVGDEASELRSMLEVNYPMENGIVRNWDDMKHLWDYTFGPEKLNIDSRNCKILLTEPPMNPTKNREKIIEVMFETYQFSGVYIAIQAVLTLYAQGLLTGVVVDSGDGVTHICPVYEGFSLPHLTRRLDIAGRDITRYLIKLLLLRGYAFNHSADFETVRMIKEKLCYVGYNIEQEQKLALETTVLVESYTLPDGRVIKVGGERFEAPEALFQPHLINVEGVGVAELLFNTIQAADIDTRAEFYKHIVLSGGSTMYPGLPSRLERELKQLYLERVLKGDVDKLSKFKIRIEDPPRRKHMVFLGGAVLADIMKDKENFWLTREEYQEKGVRVLEKLGVTVR, from the exons ATGGACAGCCAGGGCAGAAAAGTGGTGGTTTGTGACAACGGAACTGGG TTTGTGAAGTGTGGTTATGCAGGTTCCAACTTTCCAGAGCACATCTTCCCTGCGCTGGTGGGGAGACCGATCATTCGCTCCACGGCTAAAGTTGGAAACATTGAGATTAAG GACCTGATGGTGGGTGATGAGGCAAGTGAGCTGCGCTCCATGCTGGAGGTGAACTACCCAATGGAGAATGGCATTGTCAGGAATTGGGACGACATGAAGCACCTGTGGGACTACACTTTTGGTCCAGAGAAACTTAATATTGACTCGCGCAACTGCAAGATCCTCCTCACCGAACCCCCTATGAATCCCACCAAAAACCGTGAGAAGATCATTGAG GTTATGTTTGAAACTTATCAGTTTTCAGGGGTTTACATCGCTATTCAGGCTGTGCTCACATTGTATGCTCAAG GTCTGTTAACAGGAGTCGTGGTGGATTCAGGTGATGGCGTCACCCACATTTGCCCTGTATACGAAGGCTTCTCTCTCCCTCATTTAACTCGCAGGCTGGACATAGCAGGGAGAGACATCACCCGATATCTTATAAAG CTGCTGCTCCTGCGAGGATACGCTTTCAACCACTCTGCGGATTTTGAGACTGTGCGTATGATAAAGGAGAAACTCTGTTATGTAGGCTACAACATCGAGCAGGAGCAGAAGCTTGCTTTGGAGACTACTGTACTGGTGGAATCCTACACA ctcCCTGATGGCAGAGTAATAAAAGTCGGAGGGGAAAGGTTTGAGGCACCTGAGGCTCTTTTCCAGCCTCATCTGATTAACGTGGAGGGAGTGGGAGTGGCTGAGCTGCTCTTCAACACTATTCAGGCAGCAGACATCGACACCAG GGCTGAGTTCTACAAGCATATTGTTCTCTCAGGCGGTTCTACCATGTATCCAGGCCTGCCATCTCGACTGGAGAGGGAACTCAAGCAGCTTTATCTAGAACGGGTGCTTAAAGGGGATGTGGACAAGCTTTCT AAATTTAAGATCCGGATTGAGGATCCTCCACGGCGCAAACACATGGTGTTTCTGGGTGGAGCTGTGCTAGCCGACATCATGAAGGACAAGGAGAACTTCTGGCTGACGAGGGAGGAGTATCAGGAGAAGGGTGTGCGCGTGCTTGAGAAGCTCGGTGTCACAGTCAGATAA